The Mobula birostris isolate sMobBir1 chromosome 11, sMobBir1.hap1, whole genome shotgun sequence genome has a segment encoding these proteins:
- the kat8 gene encoding LOW QUALITY PROTEIN: histone acetyltransferase KAT8 (The sequence of the model RefSeq protein was modified relative to this genomic sequence to represent the inferred CDS: deleted 2 bases in 1 codon), which produces MGAARAGRYPPLSGSIPPAHAACSGKQNETVMAATHPTMTAGVVVKTEEMETESAPELCRNGPKPAVEVKKEPGVAEDAEGPRVRPGPEPPETSPPSSGGRHCGGGAAAGREQEVSVEIGETYLCRRADNSWHSAEVIQSRLNEQQNREEFYVHYVGFNRRLDEWVDKNRLALTKTVKEAVQKTSDQYMSELSEQPERKITRNQKRKHDEINHIQKTYAEMDPTTAALEKEHEAITKVKYVDKIQIGHYEIDAWYFSPFPDDYGKQPKLWVCEFCLKYMKFEKTYRYHLAQCQWRQPPGKEIYRKTNISVYEVDGRDHKIYCQNLCLLAKLFLDHKTLYFDVEPFVFYILTEVDRQGAHIVGYFSKEKESPDGNNVACILTLPPYQRRGYGKFLIAFSYELSKLESTVGSPEKPLSDLGKLSYRSYWSWVLLEILRDFRGTLSIRDLSQMTSITQNDIISTLQSLNMVKYWKGQHVICVTPKLVEEHLKSAQYKKPPITVDSICLRWAPPKHKQLKLSKK; this is translated from the exons ATGGGTGCGGCCAGAGCGGGACGGTACCCTCCCCTTTCTGGAAGCATC CCGCCCGCGCATGCGGCTTGTAGTGGAAAACAAAACGAAACGGTGATGGCGGCGACCCACCCGACGATGACGGCCGGTGTCGTGGTGAAGACcgaggagatggagacagagtccGCGCCCGAACTCTGCCGCAACGGACCGAAGCCGGCGGTGGAAGTGAAGAAGGAGCCGGGGGTTGCCGAGGATGCGGAGGGGCCGCGGGTGCGGCCGGGGCCGGAGCCTCCCGAGACGTCGCCCCCCAGCAGTGGTGGGCGGCATTGCGGAGGAGGAGCGGCGGCCGGGAGGGAGCAGGAGGTGTCGGTGGAGATCGGCGAGACCTACTTGTGCCGCCGGGCCGACAACAGTTGGC ATTCGGCAGAAGTTATCCAGTCTCGGCTGAACGAGCAGCAGAACCGTGAAGAGTTTTACGTTCACTATGTGGGCT TCAACCGGCGGCTGGACGAGTGGGTGGATAAGAACCGGCTGGCCCTGACAAAGACGGTGAAAGAGGCCGTGCAGAAGACCAGCGACCAGTACATGAGCGAGCTGTCCGAGCAGCCAGAGCGCAAGATCACCCGCAACCAGAAACGCAAGCACGACGAGATCAACCACATCCAGAAG ACGTACGCAGAAATGGACCCAACCACAGCAGCACTGGAGAAGGAGCACGAGGCG ATCACCAAAGTGAAATACGTGGACAAGATCCAGATCGGACACTATGAGATCGACGCCTGGTACTTCTCCCCCTTTCCTGATGACTACGGCAAGCAGCCCAAGCTGTGGGTTTGCGAGTTCTGCCTGAAGTACATGAAGTTTGAAAAGACCTACCGCTACCACCTG gcCCAATGCCAGTGGCGTCAGCCCCCTGGCAAGGAAATCTACCGCAAGACCAACATCTCTGTGTACGAGGTTGACGGTCGAGACCACAAG ATCTACTGTCAGAACCTTTGCCTGCTGGCCAAGCTCTTCCTCGACCACAAGACCCTCTACTTCGACGTGGAGCCGTTCGTCTTCTACATCCTGACAGAGGTCGACCGGCAGGGAGCCCACATAGTCGGCTACTTCTCCAAG GAGAAGGAATCTCCAGATGGCAATAATGTCGCCTGCATCCTGACCTTGCCGCCATACCAAAGGAGGGGCTATGGCAAGTTCCTCATCGCCTTCA GTTACGAGCTCTCGAAGCTGGAGAGCACGGTGGGTTCACCAGAGAAGCCGCTCTCTGACCTGGGGAAGCTGAGCTACCGCAGCTATTGGTCGTGGGTCCTGCTGGAGATTCTCCGTGACTTCCGAGGCACCCTCTCCATCAGAGACCTCAG CCAAATGACCAGCATCACGCAGAATGATATCATCAGCACACTACAGTCGCTCAACATGGTGAAGTACTGGAAGGGTCAGCACGTCATCTGTGTCACCCCAAAACTGGTGGAGGAGCACCTCAAGAGTGCCCAGTACAAGAAACCTCCCATCACAG TTGACTCCATTTGCCTCAGGTGGGCCCCTCCCAAGCACAAACAGCTGAAGTTGTCCAAGAAGTGA